TCGTGCTCGGGCGCTATCACCGGCCGCGATCCGAGGAGAGATTCTTCCTCTTCGTGGACATCGCGGGCTCGACGGCGCTGGCCGAGCGGATCGGCCCGGCTGCCGTCCACCGCTTTCTGGACCGCGTGTTCCGCCTCGCCTCTGATCCCATCGACGACTACGGCGGCAAGATCTACCAGTATGTCGGAGACGAGATGGTGGTGACGTGGACGGCCGCCGAGGGGCGGGATGGCGCGCGTCCGATCGCCTGCCTCTTCGCGATCCGGACGGCCCTCGACGAGGCGGCGCCGAAGTTCGAGCGTGAGTTCGGGGTCGCGCCGGGCATCCGGGCCGCGCTCCACGCGGGCCCTGTCATCAGCGGCGAGGTCGGCGGCAGCAAGCGCGACATCGTCTTTCACGGCGATGTGATGAATACGGCCTCCCGTCTCGAGCAGGCGACCCGCGACCTCGATCGGCGCTTCCTCGTCTCGGCCGCCGCGCTCAGCCGCCTCGCGGGCACGGAGCGGTATGCGCTCGAGCCCCTCGGGCCCCAGGCGCTGCGCGGCCGCGCGGCCCCCGTCGAGGTCTACGCCTGCGCGGAGGGGCACGCACGTCTGTGACCGCACGGCTCGCATTGCCCCCGCTCCCGCTATCCTGCTACTCTAGCCGCGTGACCGACGGCGAGCGGCGGCCCACTGATTCTGAGGTTTCTGCCGGCGCAGTCCGGCGGCTGGTCCAGGCCCTCCGCGCCCACCTGACTCTGTCGCGCTTCCATGCCATCGTCGGGATCATTGCAGGCTTCATCTCCATCAGCGTCGGGCTCTATACGTATCTCCACTTTTCCAAGCCTGGATCGCCCGTGGTCGGCGAGATCGTGGCTATTATGCAGGACTCTCGAACAGGCAAGCCGGTCACGGACGCGACGGTGGAGATCCTGACCCTCAAGGGCGCGGTGGTGACCACGCTGACGGCAGGGGCCGAGGGGCAGGCCCGCGGGAGCCTCAAGGAGGGCACCTACCGCCTTCGAGTCATTCACCCTCGCTTCGTGGCCGAGGCGCGCCAGGTGCAGATCGTCGCCGGGCAGACATCGGAGGTACGCTTGAAGCTCGTCCAGCCGGCCCCGAAGACCGGCCCGATCGACGACGCCGTGGGAGCCGTCAAAAAGTTCTTCAAGTGAAGCTCCGTGGAGGGGGCGGATATGTCGACGACCGAGACGTTCGAGATCACCAAGACCGAGGCCGAGTGGCGAAAGGTTCTGACTCCCGAGCAGTTCCGCGTCCTGCGCAAGCATGGGACCGAGCGCGCCGGCTCGAGCCCGCTTGACAAGGAACACGGTCGGGGCACGTTCGTCTGCGCCGCCTGTGATCTGCCCCTCTTTGCGTCGGACACGAAGTACGACAGCCGCACGGGGTGGCCCAGCTTTTGGGCCCCGATCGAGGGGGCGACCCGGAACTCCACGGACCGAAGCTTCTTCACCGTGCGCACCGAGGTGCACTGCCGCCGCTGCGGAGGGCATCTGGGCCACGTGTTCGAGGACGGGCCCAAGCCCACGGGCCTTCGGTATTGCATGAACGGCATTGCTTTGCAGTTCCGGCGAGCCTGAGGGGCCGCCATGGCCTTCCAGAGATCGCGCGGAGCGAGAGCATCGGCGCCGACAACGGCGGACTTGAGTTCCTCGATGCAGGCGCGGATGGCGCGGGCGCCGTGGCCGGGTGTGAAAGCGTAGCCGAGCCCTTCGAGATCTCCCGCCTTGAGCCTGACGGTGACGTAATCGAGTGACGGCAGCGCCTTGGTGGCGGTGCCCAGCGGCTTCTGGAAACCGAGGCGGCCGGTGGAGAGGGACAGATGGTCGGTGGTCAGGTCGGTGATGGGCAGGGCGCTCCAAGATGGCCAGACGGCCCCGCGCTGTCAATGACCCTCTCCTGCGGGCGGGCAGCGGCTGTCGGCTGCCTGACACAGTGTCAGTGACGCTGTCACGGGATCTGACGCTCCGGCGCCACGTCCCGATCGGAGCCGGCGCGTCTCTGCCAGCCATTTCCCGTGTTTGCCCGCCGCCGTGCCGGCGCGCGCCGGTGGCAGGGAAGTTGCTCCTTTGGCCACTCACCATGCGCCAATCCACGATTAGGGCGTGCAGAGGTTCGGCAACTAGACTACCCTTTCGGTGTATGCAGGCCCGGCGATCCGGCGTGTTCGCTCTCGTTGCGGGGCTTTGGCTGGCCGTGGCCCAGCCCGCCGGCGCGACGTCGCCAACCGCGGTGCTGGAGGCCTTCTTCGAGGGTGCCAACGCGATCCTGAAGACCGTGGATCTGTTCGGCGATCTGGAGCAGCCCCGCCAAGCCGTTCGCGAGCTGGTCAATGAGGTCTTCGACTTCCGGGGGGCCTCCGCGCTTGCGCTCGGCTCCACGTGGCTTTCGAGAACTCCGGACGAGCAGGACGAGTTCGTCCGGCTGTTCGCCGTCTTCCTCCAGCGCGGCTTCATCGGGATGATCGGCGCGAAGGCCAGCGTATCCGACGGCGTGAAGATCCAGTACGTCGACGAGTCGATCGGCGACGAGTGGGCGGGCGTCGCGACCTCGCTGCTGGCTCGGAATGGTGAGGAGCTTCCGGTCGACTATTGGTTCGTTCGCCGTGGCGACCGCTGGAAGGTGCAGGACGTGGTCATCGATGGGGTGAGCCTCATCGCGAACTACCGGTCGCAGTTCACCCGGATCCTGGCCGCCTACCCGTATTCGGAGGTCCTCGCGAGGCTGGGAGGCAGCCAGCCTGACGCGCCCGCCATGGTCGCGGCGCCTCCACCGCAGGTCGCGGGAATTGTTCCGGCCGTGCAGGCGGAGCCGGTGGTGCCGAGGATCCCGCCGCTGACGCAGAGCCCATGGAGCGCGAATGCGGCAGCCCCGCCGTCGGCGGCTGGAACGGCTCTGTCGCCGAGGACCTTCCAGGAGATTCATCTCACGGCGCTCCCCAGCGAAGTGTCGTCCTCGGAGCGAGTTCGGGCCCCCGTGGCGGCGCAGTTCTCCGAAATCCGCGAGAGGTCTGGGCCGGCGCGCGATGGCCAGGCGGCGGGCGCCTACTGGATTCAGCTGGGCGTCTTTCAATCGGTAGATGCCGCGGCTCAGCTGGCGGAGCGATTCAGCCGTGACGGCGCGACGATCTCGAAGACCTGGCTGACGAACGCCACCGGAAACCGGGTGGGTGTGTGGGCGCGAGTACGCGTGGGCCCGTTCGCCAATCGCTCGGAGGCCGTGTCGAAGCTCCAGGACCTCTCGGCGCGCGGACAGGCGGGGATCATCGCCGAGGCCCGCGACTGACTTCGTTCGCTTCACTGTCCCCGTTCGCGTTCCGCTCGTAGACTCGCCCCCACCAACGTCCCCGGCATCGGTTGCCGATCGGCCCGCTTTTCTCTATCATGAGGCGCTCTGGAACAGATGCGTCGGTCGCAGTCGGGGCCGCCGCCCACCCCTTACCCCCAACCCCTTACCGGAGGAGGCAACATGGGAGCGCGCGCCGAGCAGCTGGCCAAGAAGTTCGACGAGTCGTGTGCCGAGTTCAATAAGGTCGTCGAGGGCCTGAGTGATGCGGACTGGAAGAACGTGACGTCGGCCGAGAAGTGGCCCGTCGGGGTCGTGGCCCATCACCTGGCCGAGGGGCACGCGAACGTCGGCGGACTCGTCCACTTGGTCGCCAAGGCCCAGCCCTTGCCCGGCCTGACGTGGGAGATGATCCACGCGAACAACGCCAAGCACGCCAAGGAGAGGGCCGGCGTCACCAAGGCGGAGACGCTCGCGCTCTTGAAGGTGAACGGGGAGAAGAGCAGCGCCCTCGTCCGCGCCCTCAGCGACGCCGAGCTCGATCGCAGCGCGAGCGTGCTCGCCGGCATGCCGACCATGACGGCCGCGCAGGCGATCGAGGGGATCCTGATCAACCACGTGCACGAGCACCTGGGCAGCATCCGGGCCACCATCGGCGCGAAGTAGCGCCCGCGCGCGCCATGAGGGTGTGCATCGTGGGCGCCGGGGCGATCGGCTCCTTCCTCGGCGCCCATCTCTCGCGGAGCGGCTCCGAGGTCGCCGCGCTTGCGCGCGGGGCCACGGCCGCGGCGCTCCGGGCTCATGGGTTCCGGCTGGAGCAGGCGGGGGCGCTCGTGACGGCGCCGGTTCACGTCGTTGAAGACACCGCCGGGCTCGGCGAGCAGGACCTGGTGGTGGTCGCCGTCAAGGGGCCGTCGCTGATCCACGTCGCGGAGAAGATCCCGCCGTTGCTCGGCCGGGAGACCATGGTGCTAACCGCGATGAACGGCGTGCCGTGGTGGTTCTTCCAGCGCGCGGGTGGTCCATACGGTGGGACGCGGCTCAAGTCGATCGACCCGGACGGCCGCATCGAGGCCGCGATCCCGAGCCGCCATGTCATCGGCTGCGTGGTCCATGCGACCTGTTCCGCGGTGGAGCCGGGCCGGGTCCGCCACGGGTTCGGCAACGAGCTGATTGTTGGCGAGCCGGGCGGGGGGGAGCCCGCCGGGGGCGAGCGCGACGCGCCGCTCTCGGCCCGGGTCACGGCGCTCGCGGATCGGCTGCGGTCGGCCGGGTTCACGGCGACCGTTTCCGCGCGCATCCAGGCCGA
The nucleotide sequence above comes from Candidatus Methylomirabilota bacterium. Encoded proteins:
- the msrB gene encoding peptide-methionine (R)-S-oxide reductase MsrB; this encodes MSTTETFEITKTEAEWRKVLTPEQFRVLRKHGTERAGSSPLDKEHGRGTFVCAACDLPLFASDTKYDSRTGWPSFWAPIEGATRNSTDRSFFTVRTEVHCRRCGGHLGHVFEDGPKPTGLRYCMNGIALQFRRA
- a CDS encoding DinB family protein, whose amino-acid sequence is MGARAEQLAKKFDESCAEFNKVVEGLSDADWKNVTSAEKWPVGVVAHHLAEGHANVGGLVHLVAKAQPLPGLTWEMIHANNAKHAKERAGVTKAETLALLKVNGEKSSALVRALSDAELDRSASVLAGMPTMTAAQAIEGILINHVHEHLGSIRATIGAK
- a CDS encoding carboxypeptidase-like regulatory domain-containing protein, translating into MTDGERRPTDSEVSAGAVRRLVQALRAHLTLSRFHAIVGIIAGFISISVGLYTYLHFSKPGSPVVGEIVAIMQDSRTGKPVTDATVEILTLKGAVVTTLTAGAEGQARGSLKEGTYRLRVIHPRFVAEARQVQIVAGQTSEVRLKLVQPAPKTGPIDDAVGAVKKFFK
- a CDS encoding 2-dehydropantoate 2-reductase, with translation MRVCIVGAGAIGSFLGAHLSRSGSEVAALARGATAAALRAHGFRLEQAGALVTAPVHVVEDTAGLGEQDLVVVAVKGPSLIHVAEKIPPLLGRETMVLTAMNGVPWWFFQRAGGPYGGTRLKSIDPDGRIEAAIPSRHVIGCVVHATCSAVEPGRVRHGFGNELIVGEPGGGEPAGGERDAPLSARVTALADRLRSAGFTATVSARIQADIWYKLWGNMTMNPISALTGATCDRILDDPLLNRYSLAIMAEAAAIGERIGCPISQSGEGRNAVTRKLGAFKTSMLQDALAGRPLEIDALVTAVTEIGGMVGVPTPHTDALLGLIRVYSETHHG
- a CDS encoding adenylate/guanylate cyclase domain-containing protein, whose protein sequence is MRGATKRRVRILAWALLVGTLIGVAYGGLIALAVGGSGLTGSLVGAVNGATITIVIGSIEILWLPTRRGLALQQAPFLVTFGVKWLVYGAVITAVNVGVWGRRVLGVLAGAPLQPGSLPLLSLVFSFVATFGFLFLFEIGNIVGWRTLRNVVLGRYHRPRSEERFFLFVDIAGSTALAERIGPAAVHRFLDRVFRLASDPIDDYGGKIYQYVGDEMVVTWTAAEGRDGARPIACLFAIRTALDEAAPKFEREFGVAPGIRAALHAGPVISGEVGGSKRDIVFHGDVMNTASRLEQATRDLDRRFLVSAAALSRLAGTERYALEPLGPQALRGRAAPVEVYACAEGHARL
- a CDS encoding ABC transporter substrate-binding protein yields the protein MAQPAGATSPTAVLEAFFEGANAILKTVDLFGDLEQPRQAVRELVNEVFDFRGASALALGSTWLSRTPDEQDEFVRLFAVFLQRGFIGMIGAKASVSDGVKIQYVDESIGDEWAGVATSLLARNGEELPVDYWFVRRGDRWKVQDVVIDGVSLIANYRSQFTRILAAYPYSEVLARLGGSQPDAPAMVAAPPPQVAGIVPAVQAEPVVPRIPPLTQSPWSANAAAPPSAAGTALSPRTFQEIHLTALPSEVSSSERVRAPVAAQFSEIRERSGPARDGQAAGAYWIQLGVFQSVDAAAQLAERFSRDGATISKTWLTNATGNRVGVWARVRVGPFANRSEAVSKLQDLSARGQAGIIAEARD